In Lycorma delicatula isolate Av1 chromosome 10, ASM4794821v1, whole genome shotgun sequence, a genomic segment contains:
- the LOC142331380 gene encoding uncharacterized protein LOC142331380 produces METPPSETAVRRSTRSALAEIPSRMGALSVTENTRDATPSGRNNNIHQTNINPLVELNLPASYLTPSPSPDELVIQQRGRRRLPVTWSPDIDFQKREGHGVSRDRTPVKHQGGSPSKSTIVLRSTPRKRLLLNDPLDLGSPEKRKMGSPNTKKTRLEILPPVFDGPVDLVLKALTSEQLIGVIQKCIIKFPELEQDIKEMLPAPDLRPLEDRLNYLKKNIFKSLPSSRLTGRTDSPAYSRAATHLLAFKKCLVEQGRTLVDSQQWGAVLDYVVMAWNYARATPVWDNPPHNTPRRSCFKTLAAQCMTALKGGKFPTEFTDDLYTKLKGFLEDCDDIQACLHHLESLKQRH; encoded by the exons ATGGAGACTCCACCATCAGAAACTGCTGTTCGTCGTTCTACCCGCAGTGCATTGGCTGAAATACCTAGTCGAATGGGAGCTTTATCCGTAACTGAAAATACAAGGGATGCAACtccaa gtggaagaaataataatatacatcaaaCTAACATTAACCCATTAGTTGAATTAAATTTACCAGCATCTTATTTAACACCATCGCCATCACCAGATGAACTTGTTATCCAACAGCGTGGAAGACGAAGATTACCTGTTACATGGTCTCCTGACATTGATTTTCAAAAGAGAGAAGGACATGGGGTATCTAGAGATAGAACACCTGTTAAGCACCAGGGTGGATCTCCTTCCAAAAGCACAATTGTATTACGTAGCACACCTCGCAAAAGGTTACTTCTAAATGACCCATTAGATCTTGGATCTCCTGAAAAACgcaaaatg GGTTCTCCAAACACAAAGAAGACAAGATTGGAAATATTACCACCAGTGTTTGATGGCCCGGTTGACCTTGTTCTAAAAGCATTGACATCAGAGCAGTTAATTGGagttattcagaaatgtattaTTAAGTTTCCAGAACTGGAGCAG GATATAAAAGAAATGTTGCCAGCTCCTGATTTACGACCGCTTGAAGATCgtttaaattatttgaagaaaaatatttttaaatctttgcccAGTTCACGTCTTACTGGAAGAACAGATTCTCCTGCCTACAGTAGAGCTGCTACACATTTACTTGCATTTAag aaatgctTGGTAGAACAAGGTCGTACATTAGTCGATAGTCAACAGTGGGGTGCAGTACTAGATTATGTTGTAATGGCATGGAATTATGCCCGTGCTACACCAGTATGGGACAATCCACCACATAATACTCCTAGACGTAGTTGTTTTAAAACGCTTGCCGCCCAGTGTATGACTGCTTTAAAAGGAGGAAAGTTTCCTACTGAATTTACTGATGACTTATATACTAA gttAAAGGGATTTCTGGAGGATTGTGATGATATACAAGCTTGTCTTCATCACCTAGAATCATTAAAACAAAGGCATTAA